The following DNA comes from Anopheles arabiensis isolate DONGOLA chromosome 3, AaraD3, whole genome shotgun sequence.
TGCCCGCCGGACTACAAGGTCGACTACAACGGCAAGTGCATCCAGGTGGTGAGCATCAACACGGCCGACATACTGGTGACGAAGCTGCAGAGCCTCTTCTCCCAGCACGGGGACGGCGGGGGCAGCAATGGCGGTGGTACCGGTGAGGATGATTACGATTACGATTACGATTCGACCGGACCGTTCCATGTGAACCTACCGCTCAGTATCGATCTGCCGCCGGAACcaccgcagcagcaagcgCCCGCCGTTATGCCGGCAACTCCCCAGCTCACGTACAAGGATGTGCCCGGGCCAAGCTTCTACGACAGCGCGATGGTCGATGTGGCGACGGTCGAGCAGGACAAGGCCAAGATAACGACCGTATCGCTAGCCGAGCCGGTCAAACCATCCTCCGAGAAGCCCTTTCCTGCCACGTCCACCGCCAGCGCAGCCGAACAGCAGCCGGTGGTGGACCAAAGCGGCGCCGAAAGTACCGACCACAGTGACATCTCCTTTGTTGCGTTCGAAACCCTCCCCAACGGTACGCTGGTCGGTCAAGTCGAGCTGGAGGGAAGCAATAGTACGGTGGTGCAAAGCATATTTGTATCCTCCACTACGGCTGATGTACCGCTGGCCGACGCAGACAGCGCAACGGAGTCTACGGTCGCTCAGCACGCTGGTGGCGCCGGTACAACAACTGATCGTACTACTGATGCAGCTGCTACGGATGGTGATGCTGCAGTGAGCACCGTACTCACCACGCAGGACGCGCCAACGACTACAGTGCAGCAAGGTGAGGCCAGCAGTACCAGTACGACGGAGCAGGACGAGGATGAATCAACGCTTACGACCGATGTTACGAGTACCACCGAACAGGACGAGTCGGAGATGGAAAACATGAAGCTAGAGCTGGCtgaggagctgctgctgatggatAACAATCGTAGCTCGCTGGCACCGCTCGATTCATCCACTACGGACTTTGCGGAGATGGATCTGGATACGGTTCCAACGTCCGAAACGCtaccaagcgacgaaccgacCAGCACTCATCAAGAACCAATCACCATAAGCACAACGGTCCCACCGCCCGTGCGTCCACTTCTGCCCATACCTACGAAACCCTCCGTGCAGATCATAACCCCCATCAAAGGGAGCTGGGATCTTGGTATGAAGGGTGGATCGGCTCACCTGTTCGCCGCTAGTCATCACCATCTCATCCAGCAGGATCGCACGACGCGTGCCACACCGGAAACAACGACGCAAGCGATCACCGCCGAACGTTCGACCGAGCAACCGACTGTGCTGTCGGTACGTCAAGACTCGAAAGAGGACAGGAAAAACAGCGAAAAAGTGGATCGGCACGAGACACTGCATGCACTGCGCGAGGCAAACGAGGCAAGCAATCGGTTCGTGTATCACCATCTCCCATCGATGCCATCGGTCCCTTCTTCCACCGCAAAAAGCGAGCCTACCTCCACCGAACTTCCAAGCAGCACGACCCAAAGCAGCAGCTTGCTGCAGGTGAGACCGCTCGCTTCGACACCGCCCgccggcaacaacaacaacaactatcTCGAACAGTTGCGTAAAATCAACGAAATCGTTGCGGAAAAGCggcgccaccagcagcaacaggagcagcagctcggtgTCGG
Coding sequences within:
- the LOC120903886 gene encoding mucin-5AC-like isoform X1, which produces MTPMQRRFTCGSKYRDCPTKPCTSGTSDSGGKRESAILTTVVTLRKRPKATTANSHPPVSMKRSTTMAAPATTGKMTALCCCCFLLLLLHTALLVDALPITSKPLDNNPDHLTWEAAWLSEDSRAPMPLSGKSKKITPKSIFITPFLNSYNTSACPPDYKVDYNGKCIQVVSINTADILVTKLQSLFSQHGDGGGSNGGGTGEDDYDYDYDSTGPFHVNLPLSIDLPPEPPQQQAPAVMPATPQLTYKDVPGPSFYDSAMVDVATVEQDKAKITTVSLAEPVKPSSEKPFPATSTASAAEQQPVVDQSGAESTDHSDISFVAFETLPNGTLVGQVELEGSNSTVVQSIFVSSTTADVPLADADSATESTVAQHAGGAGTTTDRTTDAAATDGDAAVSTVLTTQDAPTTTVQQGEASSTSTTEQDEDESTLTTDVTSTTEQDESEMENMKLELAEELLLMDNNRSSLAPLDSSTTDFAEMDLDTVPTSETLPSDEPTSTHQEPITISTTVPPPVRPLLPIPTKPSVQIITPIKGSWDLGMKGGSAHLFAASHHHLIQQDRTTRATPETTTQAITAERSTEQPTVLSVRQDSKEDRKNSEKVDRHETLHALREANEASNRFVYHHLPSMPSVPSSTAKSEPTSTELPSSTTQSSSLLQVRPLASTPPAGNNNNNYLEQLRKINEIVAEKRRHQQQQEQQLGVGSSSTRIRFPSRDEETLSGAASNNYQQQQQQQQIGSGGVRFPGSASNRLPDIFPKKSPDSTTQRPAFWWLPSGWEVDQTGNKPMLLRFWSRMPLVRDSSQQQQPLTTGSASDPAAESNSNRWRSATGFQQQQQQQQQTPGTSHPVATARGNSKSPSESFYKEVSAQEVYKVMNARQLNHQS
- the LOC120903886 gene encoding mucin-5AC-like isoform X2, which produces MKRSTTMAAPATTGKMTALCCCCFLLLLLHTALLVDALPITSKPLDNNPDHLTWEAAWLSEDSRAPMPLSGKSKKITPKSIFITPFLNSYNTSACPPDYKVDYNGKCIQVVSINTADILVTKLQSLFSQHGDGGGSNGGGTGEDDYDYDYDSTGPFHVNLPLSIDLPPEPPQQQAPAVMPATPQLTYKDVPGPSFYDSAMVDVATVEQDKAKITTVSLAEPVKPSSEKPFPATSTASAAEQQPVVDQSGAESTDHSDISFVAFETLPNGTLVGQVELEGSNSTVVQSIFVSSTTADVPLADADSATESTVAQHAGGAGTTTDRTTDAAATDGDAAVSTVLTTQDAPTTTVQQGEASSTSTTEQDEDESTLTTDVTSTTEQDESEMENMKLELAEELLLMDNNRSSLAPLDSSTTDFAEMDLDTVPTSETLPSDEPTSTHQEPITISTTVPPPVRPLLPIPTKPSVQIITPIKGSWDLGMKGGSAHLFAASHHHLIQQDRTTRATPETTTQAITAERSTEQPTVLSVRQDSKEDRKNSEKVDRHETLHALREANEASNRFVYHHLPSMPSVPSSTAKSEPTSTELPSSTTQSSSLLQVRPLASTPPAGNNNNNYLEQLRKINEIVAEKRRHQQQQEQQLGVGSSSTRIRFPSRDEETLSGAASNNYQQQQQQQQIGSGGVRFPGSASNRLPDIFPKKSPDSTTQRPAFWWLPSGWEVDQTGNKPMLLRFWSRMPLVRDSSQQQQPLTTGSASDPAAESNSNRWRSATGFQQQQQQQQQTPGTSHPVATARGNSKSPSESFYKEVSAQEVYKVMNARQLNHQS